Proteins encoded together in one Impatiens glandulifera chromosome 1, dImpGla2.1, whole genome shotgun sequence window:
- the LOC124922632 gene encoding probable glucan endo-1,3-beta-glucosidase A6, translating into MKVKQVKLYDSNPAILGALRGSDIEVTVMVPNQLLVSISTNQAIADEWVRSQVLPFYPKTKIRYVLVGNEILSIPDRNIQLSLVPSMYRIQKSLAKFGLLRKVRVTTSLAMDVLQASYPPSNGTFRADISTQIIKPMLQFLKYTKSSLFLDVYPYFAWASNPVDIKLDYALLSSANNIRVKDPGTGLTYTNLLDQMIDAVYFAMKRMGYPHVGIFIAETGWPNGGDIGQTGGANINNAAIYNRNVIKKFTAIPAIGTPAKPGVVIQALLFALYNENMKTGMGSERHFGVLYPNGSSIYRLDFSGKTRQAEY; encoded by the coding sequence ATGAAGGTGAAGCAAGTCAAACTGTATGATTCTAACCCGGCCATTCTCGGCGCCCTGAGAGGATCCGACATCGAGGTTACGGTCATGGTCCCGAACCAGCTCCTTGTGAGCATCTCCACCAATCAAGCTATCGCAGACGAATGGGTACGGTCCCAAGTCTTACCCTTTTACCCAAAAACAAAGATCCGATACGTTCTCGTCGGAAACGAAATCCTTTCTATCCCCGACCGTAACATCCAGCTCAGCCTCGTCCCGTCGATGTACCGGATTCAGAAATCGCTTGCGAAATTCGGCCTCCTCCGTAAGGTCAGAGTCACTACCTCATTGGCCATGGACGTGCTTCAAGCTTCTTACCCGCCTTCCAATGGAACCTTCCGTGCCGACATCTCCACTCAAATCATTAAACCTATGCTTCAGTTTCTCAAGTACACGAAATCGTCCCTCTTCTTGGATGTATACCCGTATTTCGCTTGGGCATCCAACCCGGTCGACATCAAGCTTGATTACGCTCTGTTATCCTCCGCCAATAACATAAGGGTTAAGGATCCGGGTACGGGGTTAACCTACACCAATCTGCTGGATCAAATGATAGACGCGGTCTACTTTGCCATGAAAAGAATGGGCTACCCGCATGTTGGGATCTTTATAGCGGAAACCGGTTGGCCAAATGGAGGAGATATTGGCCAAACAGGAGGAGCTAATATTAACAATGCCGCAATTTATAACCGGAATGTAATAAAGAAATTCACGGCCATACCGGCCATCGGAACGCCGGCGAAGCCGGGTGTAGTCATTCAGGCACTACTTTTTGCCCTGTACAACGAGAACATGAAAACGGGTATGGGATCGGAGAGGCATTTCGGAGTGTTGTATCCGAACGGGTCAAGTATTTACCGACTGGATTTTTCTGGTAAGACGAGGCAGGCAGAGTACTAA